The Macadamia integrifolia cultivar HAES 741 unplaced genomic scaffold, SCU_Mint_v3 scaffold3491, whole genome shotgun sequence sequence CAGCTATTGAGCCATATCTTGCTGCACACAATATAATATTATCTCATGCCACTGCAGCTAGCATCTATAGGAAAAGTTATCAGGTATAATTCTATTCTACATATTAATTAGAAGTTGGCTAGCTAAGAATGTTATTAAGAATCATTATATTAAATTAAACTAGTTGTGTATCATATTAATAAATCTTGGGTAAGTTATTTTGGTTCTTACATTAAAGATTgtattaagttttccttcatacGTTGAGAAGAGACTCTCTACATCATTGGTGATGTAATCCTTATGATTGGACTCTTGTGTCATCATTAACACCCACACGATAACGAAATTACTCTTCTCCATACTAATCAAAGGACTCAGATCTATAAaatgggaaaactttctcttTGCCAAGATTGGTATTTTATCTAATTAGCTAAATGACTAATTTGCAATTTCTTTGCATTCTTGTAAGGTTAATCAAAGTGGTATTATTGGAATGGTAATGAGTTCAGTATGGTATGTTCCATTCAGAAATACCCCAACAGATCGTTCAGCTGTTCAACGGGCTCTCGCTTTCGACAATGCGTGGTAACATTGAGATAAATTTTCCTCTAAACTATATGCCAAAAGTTATTCcaatttttttcactaaaatatATTCTTTTAATTTGATGTGTTTAGGTTCTTGGATCCGATAATCTATGGTGATTACCCGCCAGAAATGCGTCAAATAGTAGGTTCAAGATTGCCAATCTTTTCATCAGAtgataaagaaaaattaaaaagcaaGTTGGATTTTATCGGAATTAACCATTATACAACTCTCTACGCACAAGATTGCTTGTTCTCTCAATGCAACTTTAGTACTTCTCGAGGGGATTCCTTTGTGCAAACCACAGGGGAAAGAGATGGCCTTCCTATTGGAGATccggtaaatttttttttagttcatatatatatatatatatattctactAAATCTTGATTTTTCTCTATATTTTTCTCCAACAATTGGATTAATTTACCCCCCCTTCCAGACAGCAACGCCAGACTTTTATATGGTTCCTTATGGCATGGAAAAGATCATTATGTATTTCAAAGAAAGATATAACAATACTCCAATGTTCATCACAGAAAATGGTAAGACTTTAAAGATAGAGAATGCTCAATTATGAATCATCTCCTCAAAATTATAAGAATTTGTATATATAGATGTGCTTGATGATGTGCAAGAACTGATACATGCTTTGCAGGATATTCACAGGCAAGCAATAAAGATGTTCCTATGCAAGATTTGCTCAATGACACAGCTAGGATAGAGTATCTGACTTGCTACCTAGATTCTCTTGCTATGGCCGTGAGGTATTTCATCAAAACTTATATAGGTGTACCTTACAAAGGGTGGACCTTAGCCCAGTGGtaaagttttgttttgttttgttttgttttgtttttataggtaatttgtatgtattaaggaATAATAAAAATACAGATTAAGGCAACCCCTACAACTTTCTTGGGCAGATCAAAAGAAAGGTTGAGAGGTCCCTAAATCAAATAGGACAAACAGTGAAACACAGTTCATctaatatagaaagaaaagctTTAACAATTATGAAAGATGTTATGAAAGAGTTAAGTAACCCAATCACGGAGTGAAGAAAATACGGGGCACTTTTCAAGTGATGACTCTTCGCAGAAAGCTTCTCACTACTGGATAAGTTAGGTTTCTAAAGACTTCAAGGCCACCTTCCTCATGACTCTGATGCTTCCTCTGAAAAATCTAAATGTATACCCTATATATTATCAACTTGATGAGTACCTCCTCACTGTGGTTTAACT is a genomic window containing:
- the LOC122068167 gene encoding beta-glucosidase 18-like codes for the protein IEPYLAAHNIILSHATAASIYRKSYQVNQSGIIGMVMSSVWYVPFRNTPTDRSAVQRALAFDNAWFLDPIIYGDYPPEMRQIVGSRLPIFSSDDKEKLKSKLDFIGINHYTTLYAQDCLFSQCNFSTSRGDSFVQTTGERDGLPIGDPTATPDFYMVPYGMEKIIMYFKERYNNTPMFITENGYSQASNKDVPMQDLLNDTARIEYLTCYLDSLAMAVRHGADVRGYFIWSLLDNFEWLYGYTLRFGIYYVDYNTLERTPKQSAVWYHKFLNGVKILKQKPSQGRVGRTLHLPS